The Leptospira bouyouniensis genome contains a region encoding:
- a CDS encoding STAS domain-containing protein, translated as MEPKQTIQSSQEGFGIFWKGYLTVPFIKDWYELSNQWEIPKGKKIRIDLSEIERIDSAGIQFLIYLKKTTNSNHQVLELTNHSLAVLKVLDLLGLVSFFGDRIKVKKEHANEVEFRYGTRKVS; from the coding sequence ATGGAACCAAAACAAACAATTCAATCATCACAAGAAGGGTTTGGTATCTTTTGGAAAGGATACCTGACTGTACCTTTTATCAAAGATTGGTATGAATTGAGCAACCAATGGGAAATTCCCAAAGGTAAAAAAATCAGAATCGATTTATCGGAAATTGAAAGAATTGATTCTGCAGGGATCCAGTTTTTAATTTATTTAAAAAAAACAACAAATTCAAACCATCAAGTTTTGGAGTTAACCAATCATTCTTTAGCAGTGTTAAAGGTATTGGATTTACTTGGTTTAGTATCTTTTTTTGGAGATCGCATCAAAGTAAAAAAAGAACATGCGAACGAAGTTGAGTTCCGTTATGGCACAAGGAAAGTATCCTAA
- a CDS encoding response regulator: MNRKILIIDDSAVFRKIISVHLKNANFDLIEAGDGLEGLKQLETNTVDLIVSDMNMPNMDGISFIKKVKENTKFKFTPIIMLTTESQPEKKQQGMDAGAKAWLTKPFSPEELLDTITKLIP; this comes from the coding sequence ATGAATAGAAAAATCTTAATCATTGATGATTCTGCAGTCTTTCGAAAGATCATCTCTGTCCACTTAAAAAATGCAAATTTTGATCTCATTGAAGCGGGTGATGGGTTAGAAGGTCTAAAACAACTCGAAACCAATACCGTTGATCTCATTGTTTCTGATATGAATATGCCCAATATGGATGGGATCAGTTTTATTAAAAAAGTAAAGGAGAACACAAAGTTTAAATTTACACCAATCATTATGCTCACAACCGAATCCCAACCAGAGAAAAAACAACAAGGGATGGATGCAGGGGCTAAGGCTTGGCTCACAAAACCTTTCTCACCTGAAGAATTATTGGATACGATTACTAAATTAATACCGTAA
- a CDS encoding ATP-binding response regulator produces the protein MVQPIEPTKNSVLKPEHLRRPKEPILIIEDKKENQVLLEGICKKIGAAYEVAENGELALEMAKKKQYSLYLVDLMMPVVDGKTFIAEQRKIEPRAVFIVQTAIDQTEEIIEIMKMGVYDYLIKPLHVEIVADRLEKTLEYVYLKRMEALLIDEESKELKSQLEWLNYKESHRKTNEVNAELNSILNLKTTLMQGSGLGVLTSIIDSIEKIKKEENGNYLIPKEYWDIISENQDHNKSMLKGLDLAVETIQSHLKLQKVSSETLLAILPDIVKDFENELEEKEIKVNLPVVKQTVTLEVDLNYFKIILHEIFTNGIKYSKTKSNFDIFVTFVDGYFCLSAKNNIIDDDYAKHLLHSEKKLVEPFYRIHPPVESFYQKEKFSLGLGLTMVDFLLHKHNGMFFIRNAIDHTTEIKASCVIAEVFLPIQT, from the coding sequence ATGGTGCAACCGATCGAGCCAACAAAAAATAGTGTTTTGAAACCAGAACACCTCCGAAGACCCAAAGAACCGATTTTAATCATCGAAGACAAAAAAGAAAATCAGGTACTTTTAGAAGGAATTTGTAAAAAAATAGGCGCAGCATATGAGGTTGCTGAGAACGGCGAACTAGCCCTGGAAATGGCCAAAAAAAAGCAGTATAGCCTCTATTTGGTGGACCTGATGATGCCTGTGGTGGATGGCAAAACATTCATCGCAGAACAACGAAAAATCGAACCAAGGGCCGTTTTTATCGTACAAACTGCAATCGACCAGACAGAAGAAATCATAGAAATCATGAAAATGGGCGTTTATGATTATTTAATTAAGCCCCTTCACGTAGAAATTGTTGCAGATCGTTTGGAAAAAACATTAGAATACGTCTACTTAAAACGCATGGAAGCTCTACTCATTGATGAAGAATCAAAAGAATTAAAAAGTCAATTGGAGTGGCTCAATTACAAAGAGTCACACCGCAAAACCAATGAAGTTAATGCTGAATTAAATTCAATTTTAAATCTGAAAACAACTTTAATGCAAGGTTCAGGACTTGGTGTTTTGACTTCAATTATTGACTCGATTGAAAAAATTAAAAAAGAAGAAAATGGGAACTATCTCATCCCCAAAGAATATTGGGACATAATCTCAGAAAACCAAGATCACAACAAATCAATGTTAAAAGGATTGGATTTGGCAGTTGAAACGATTCAGTCTCATTTAAAATTACAAAAAGTCTCAAGTGAAACTTTACTTGCGATATTGCCTGATATTGTAAAAGATTTCGAAAATGAATTAGAAGAGAAAGAAATTAAAGTTAATCTCCCCGTTGTCAAACAAACGGTCACGTTAGAAGTTGACTTAAATTATTTCAAAATTATTTTACATGAAATTTTTACTAACGGAATAAAGTATTCAAAAACAAAATCAAATTTTGATATCTTTGTCACCTTTGTCGATGGATATTTTTGTTTATCAGCAAAGAACAATATAATCGATGATGATTATGCGAAACACCTACTACACTCTGAAAAAAAACTAGTAGAACCCTTTTATAGAATCCATCCGCCAGTCGAAAGTTTTTATCAGAAAGAAAAGTTCAGTCTTGGACTTGGATTAACGATGGTGGATTTTCTATTACACAAACACAATGGTATGTTTTTCATTAGAAACGCTATTGACCATACAACTGAAATCAAAGCATCCTGTGTGATTGCAGAAGTATTTCTCCCAATCCAAACATAA
- a CDS encoding sensor histidine kinase, with the protein MIEDPLSLFQASLEGNDSGTAILVINCIEKTYEILLKNSIFRKLETEFDLPCFLKNKIKQNDFNTEIIYKIDGKILETSFGNFEFNDGSENKQYSKFFIRDITIKQKQEEEIAWRLRFELGVASSIQILIQKSSIRESLPQALYQLLYFTEMDSLFFLKNISTDESQKFEIWVNERKSTEYPLLPEKFKSLDWKEVGLNRWIHKLKKGKIIYLKKDNALTKEKWYFDESKAETILLIPVKFEKQFLGIMGFQKYKPNFVIHHENLLIYQTVSRWLGLFVQRDLDLTELNRYKSTLESLILERTLALSRTKEELERAYKAKTDFLTHVSHELRTPLNSIIGFSKLIQLPEDDLTGKEYLHYIYSGGTRLLKMINEILNLMKIESGQLKLQISEFKPEEIAKQSLELIQPQARAKGMEIRFFPPIQSENIRSDSGKIQQILLNLLSNAIKYGDHSYVELHCEWSESDVHYTVRDFGPGISEEDQSRIFHSFTRLNEDGKIEGTGLGLSISQGLAEKLGGNIELSSHLGEGSTFTLKIPKNIK; encoded by the coding sequence ATGATCGAAGACCCTTTGTCATTGTTTCAGGCTTCGCTTGAGGGTAATGACTCGGGTACGGCCATTTTAGTTATCAATTGCATTGAAAAAACATACGAAATTCTATTAAAAAACTCAATCTTTAGAAAACTAGAAACCGAATTCGATTTACCTTGTTTTCTAAAAAATAAAATCAAACAAAATGATTTTAATACAGAAATTATTTATAAAATAGATGGGAAAATCTTAGAAACTTCATTTGGAAATTTTGAATTTAATGACGGTTCTGAAAACAAACAATATTCAAAATTTTTTATCCGTGATATTACAATCAAACAAAAACAAGAAGAAGAAATTGCTTGGAGGCTTCGATTTGAATTAGGTGTCGCCTCTTCCATCCAAATCCTCATCCAAAAATCATCCATACGCGAAAGTTTACCTCAAGCTCTTTACCAACTTTTGTATTTCACAGAAATGGATTCGTTATTTTTCTTAAAAAATATATCAACAGATGAGAGCCAAAAATTTGAAATTTGGGTGAATGAAAGGAAATCGACAGAATATCCTTTATTACCAGAAAAATTCAAATCACTTGATTGGAAAGAAGTTGGATTAAACCGATGGATTCACAAGTTAAAAAAAGGAAAAATCATTTATCTAAAGAAAGACAATGCGTTAACAAAAGAAAAATGGTATTTCGATGAATCAAAGGCTGAAACGATTTTACTCATTCCTGTGAAATTTGAAAAACAATTCTTAGGAATCATGGGTTTCCAAAAATACAAACCCAATTTTGTGATCCATCATGAGAATTTACTTATCTACCAAACAGTCAGTCGTTGGTTGGGTTTGTTTGTGCAAAGAGATTTGGATTTAACAGAACTCAATCGATACAAATCTACTTTAGAATCACTAATCCTCGAACGTACGTTAGCTCTTAGTCGGACTAAAGAAGAATTAGAACGAGCCTACAAAGCAAAAACCGATTTTTTAACACATGTTAGCCATGAGCTCCGTACACCACTCAATTCGATCATTGGATTTTCTAAGCTCATCCAACTACCTGAAGATGATTTAACGGGAAAAGAATACTTACATTACATTTATTCAGGTGGAACTCGTCTTTTAAAGATGATCAATGAAATTTTAAATTTAATGAAAATTGAATCGGGACAATTAAAACTACAAATTTCAGAATTCAAACCAGAAGAAATCGCAAAGCAATCTCTAGAACTTATCCAACCTCAAGCCCGAGCGAAAGGCATGGAAATTCGATTTTTTCCACCAATCCAATCCGAAAACATACGGTCAGATAGCGGAAAAATCCAACAAATTCTCCTTAACTTACTTTCCAATGCTATTAAATATGGCGATCACTCTTATGTCGAATTACATTGTGAATGGTCAGAATCTGACGTGCATTATACTGTCAGAGATTTTGGTCCCGGCATTTCGGAAGAAGACCAAAGCCGAATTTTTCACAGTTTCACTCGGTTAAACGAGGATGGAAAAATAGAAGGAACAGGTCTTGGTCTTTCTATTTCCCAAGGATTGGCTGAAAAATTGGGAGGAAACATCGAACTCAGCTCCCATCTCGGCGAAGGTTCCACTTTTACGCTCAAGATACCTAAAAATATTAAATAA
- the ispH gene encoding 4-hydroxy-3-methylbut-2-enyl diphosphate reductase, with protein sequence MLETVYLANPRGFCAGVKYAISYVEQAFQENPETPLYVRKEIVHNQRVVEEMKKKGIQFISELSEVPDGATVVFSAHGVSPEVVKEASDRKMKIGDATCPLVTRVHKKARNIKDTHQIIYIGHRGHDEAIGTMGEAQMFLVESTEDVENLKDKISKEKALTYLMQTTLSVEDTKNIVKKIEEIFPFVEHPQKDDICYATTERQDAVQKMLESVDAMLVIGAENSSNSVRLCQLAKKTRPASFQISKREDVNPKHIIDSGIKILGITAGASSPQVLVDEIVEEILKHFPKANVSLFPESREDTMSFKLPKELLKQY encoded by the coding sequence GTGTTAGAAACGGTTTATTTAGCTAACCCACGAGGTTTTTGTGCAGGTGTCAAATATGCAATTTCTTATGTAGAACAGGCTTTTCAAGAAAATCCAGAAACCCCACTGTATGTTCGAAAAGAAATCGTCCATAACCAAAGGGTTGTGGAAGAAATGAAAAAAAAAGGAATCCAGTTCATTAGTGAACTGAGTGAGGTACCTGATGGTGCCACAGTCGTATTCTCTGCACATGGAGTTTCTCCAGAAGTCGTGAAAGAAGCGAGTGATCGAAAAATGAAGATTGGAGATGCTACCTGTCCCCTAGTCACCCGGGTCCACAAAAAAGCACGAAATATCAAAGATACACACCAAATCATCTACATTGGTCATAGAGGCCATGATGAAGCCATCGGTACCATGGGAGAGGCACAAATGTTTCTCGTAGAGTCAACAGAAGATGTAGAGAATCTGAAAGATAAAATCTCAAAGGAAAAAGCTCTTACATACTTAATGCAAACCACTCTCTCGGTAGAAGACACAAAAAATATTGTTAAAAAAATTGAAGAAATTTTTCCTTTTGTAGAACATCCGCAAAAAGATGACATTTGTTACGCGACCACTGAAAGACAAGATGCTGTACAAAAAATGTTAGAGTCCGTTGATGCGATGCTTGTGATCGGTGCTGAAAACTCATCTAATTCCGTTCGACTCTGTCAATTGGCAAAAAAAACGAGACCGGCGAGCTTTCAAATTTCCAAAAGGGAAGATGTAAATCCTAAACATATCATTGATTCAGGAATTAAAATTTTAGGCATTACTGCTGGTGCATCCAGTCCGCAAGTTTTAGTGGATGAAATTGTTGAAGAAATCTTAAAACATTTTCCAAAAGCAAATGTATCTTTATTTCCTGAAAGCCGGGAAGATACAATGAGCTTCAAACTTCCGAAAGAACTTTTAAAACAATATTAA
- a CDS encoding flagellin yields the protein MIINHNVSAIFAHRTLKSNDANLSKDIEKLSSGMRINKAGDDASGLAVSEKMRTQIAGLRRAEQNTEDGMSLIQTAEGYLQETHEIVQRVRVLAVQAANGIYSEEDRQQIQVEVSQLVDEIDRIASQAEFNKMKLLTGAFARLNPTASMWFHIGANMHQRERVYIETMNTAALGLRNPTVLTFISLSTAGKANSVIGLCDDALRVISKQRADLGAYYNRMEHAAKGLMNAYENTQASESRIRDTDMAEQMTSFTRYQILTQAATSMLAQANMKSQSVMRLLQ from the coding sequence ATGATTATCAACCACAACGTAAGTGCGATCTTTGCACACAGAACTTTGAAGTCTAACGACGCGAACCTGAGCAAAGATATCGAAAAGTTGTCTTCTGGTATGCGTATTAACAAAGCCGGAGATGACGCATCTGGACTTGCAGTGTCTGAGAAAATGAGAACTCAGATTGCTGGTCTTCGACGTGCAGAACAGAATACTGAAGATGGTATGTCCCTCATTCAAACGGCGGAAGGATATCTTCAAGAAACACACGAAATCGTTCAACGTGTTCGTGTACTCGCGGTGCAAGCTGCGAACGGTATCTACTCGGAAGAAGATAGACAACAGATCCAAGTCGAGGTTTCACAGCTAGTGGACGAGATCGATCGTATTGCTTCTCAAGCAGAATTCAACAAAATGAAACTGCTTACAGGAGCTTTTGCTCGTCTCAACCCAACTGCTAGTATGTGGTTCCATATTGGAGCTAACATGCACCAAAGAGAGCGCGTGTACATTGAAACAATGAACACTGCGGCATTGGGATTAAGAAACCCTACGGTTCTTACTTTTATCTCTCTTTCGACTGCAGGTAAAGCAAACTCCGTGATCGGACTTTGTGATGATGCATTAAGAGTAATCTCTAAACAAAGAGCTGACCTTGGTGCTTATTACAACCGTATGGAGCATGCTGCGAAAGGACTTATGAATGCTTATGAAAACACACAAGCTTCTGAGTCTCGTATCCGTGATACTGACATGGCTGAACAAATGACCAGCTTCACGAGATACCAAATCTTAACTCAGGCTGCTACATCTATGCTTGCGCAAGCGAACATGAAGTCTCAGTCAGTGATGAGATTGCTCCAGTAA
- the ilvA gene encoding threonine ammonia-lyase has translation MKLEIDSAYEILKPIINHTPLQFHSRLSELYQAKIYLKREDLQVVRSYKIRGAYFMIQSLSLEERKNGIVCASAGNHAQGVAYSCRLLQIQGVIYMPEVTPKQKINQVRMFGGEYIEIKLVGDTFDECQREAVDFANGKKMPFIPPFDHPKIMEGQGTVGKEIVSELTNIDYLFLPIGGGGLCAGVGSYFQIHSPLTKIIGAEPMGAPSLKEALKYGKPISLEKIDKFIDGAAVKKVGDLTFPICQSTLSDLVLVPEGKVCTTILNLYNLDAIVSEPAGALSISALDDYKDVIRGKTVVCILSGGNNDIDRMQEIKERSLLFEGLKQYFIVRFAQKPGALKQYVNDILGPNDDIVRFEFIQKHNKESGPALIGIELKSKDDFQTLLNRMKSFNLNFTLINQDENLFEYLI, from the coding sequence ATGAAATTAGAGATTGATTCCGCTTACGAAATTTTAAAACCCATCATCAATCATACTCCCTTACAATTCCATTCCCGATTATCTGAATTGTATCAGGCAAAAATTTACCTCAAAAGGGAAGATTTACAAGTAGTTCGCTCCTATAAAATTAGAGGAGCTTATTTTATGATCCAAAGTTTATCATTGGAAGAACGAAAGAATGGAATTGTATGTGCAAGTGCTGGGAATCATGCCCAAGGTGTTGCGTATTCTTGTCGATTACTCCAAATACAAGGAGTGATTTATATGCCAGAAGTCACTCCCAAACAAAAAATCAATCAGGTACGCATGTTTGGTGGTGAATATATCGAAATCAAATTGGTTGGTGATACGTTTGATGAATGCCAAAGGGAAGCTGTTGACTTTGCCAATGGAAAGAAGATGCCTTTCATTCCTCCATTTGACCATCCTAAGATTATGGAAGGCCAGGGAACAGTTGGAAAGGAAATTGTATCTGAGCTTACAAATATTGATTATTTGTTTTTACCAATTGGTGGTGGAGGATTATGTGCAGGAGTAGGTTCTTATTTTCAAATTCATTCTCCACTGACAAAAATAATTGGTGCAGAACCAATGGGTGCACCTTCTCTGAAAGAAGCTTTGAAATATGGGAAACCAATCTCATTAGAAAAAATTGATAAATTTATCGATGGAGCTGCAGTTAAAAAAGTAGGGGACCTTACATTTCCTATCTGCCAATCTACCTTAAGTGACTTAGTGTTAGTCCCTGAGGGAAAAGTATGTACTACAATTTTAAATTTATATAATTTAGATGCTATTGTGAGTGAACCTGCTGGAGCATTGAGTATTTCCGCCTTGGATGATTATAAAGATGTCATTCGTGGGAAAACTGTCGTTTGTATCCTGAGTGGTGGAAACAATGATATAGACCGAATGCAAGAAATTAAAGAGAGATCCTTACTTTTTGAAGGTTTGAAACAATATTTTATTGTTCGATTTGCCCAAAAACCTGGTGCACTCAAACAATATGTAAATGATATCTTGGGTCCAAATGATGATATTGTACGATTTGAGTTCATCCAAAAACATAATAAAGAATCTGGGCCAGCTCTCATAGGAATTGAATTAAAGTCTAAAGATGATTTTCAAACATTGCTCAATCGAATGAAAAGTTTTAATTTGAATTTTACTTTAATAAACCAGGATGAAAATTTATTTGAATACCTCATTTAG
- the metW gene encoding methionine biosynthesis protein MetW, translated as MDLKNRPDISYIANLIKPGERVLDLGCGYGELMLILKNKGVRVQGIEKDDKCIIQCVKKSLYVHHGDIDDGLKHHLDHSFDFVILNQTIQQTLNPGDIIKECLRIGKQVIIVFPNFSHWQIRTSILLSGKTPVTDLMPFHWYDTPNLHYLSGKDFEDFCEFERIKVLHRAFFNRTRQIKLFPNLFATLALFVIRA; from the coding sequence ATGGACTTAAAAAACAGACCAGATATTTCCTATATAGCCAACTTAATCAAACCAGGTGAAAGAGTTTTAGATTTAGGATGTGGTTACGGCGAGCTGATGTTAATTTTAAAAAACAAAGGTGTTCGTGTACAAGGAATCGAAAAAGACGATAAGTGTATCATTCAATGTGTTAAAAAAAGTTTATATGTGCATCATGGCGATATTGACGACGGTCTAAAACATCATTTAGATCACAGTTTTGATTTTGTCATCTTAAACCAAACAATCCAACAAACTTTAAATCCTGGTGATATCATCAAAGAGTGTTTAAGAATTGGGAAACAAGTAATCATCGTGTTTCCCAATTTTTCACATTGGCAAATTCGCACATCGATCCTTCTTAGCGGTAAAACTCCAGTTACAGATTTAATGCCTTTCCATTGGTATGACACACCAAACCTACATTATTTGTCAGGCAAAGATTTTGAAGATTTTTGTGAATTTGAGCGAATCAAAGTTTTACATAGAGCATTTTTTAATCGTACAAGACAAATTAAGTTGTTTCCAAACCTTTTTGCGACTCTCGCGTTGTTTGTCATACGAGCCTAA